A genomic window from Salvia splendens isolate huo1 chromosome 11, SspV2, whole genome shotgun sequence includes:
- the LOC121754900 gene encoding serine carboxypeptidase-like 18 codes for MCFHLLAAVTVAFWLAVQSHSLIQTLPGFPGKLPFKLHTGYVGVGESEEIQLFYYFIESQRSPTSDPLFIWLTGGPACSGLSAILYEIGPIQIDYANPNGSIPALVLNPYSWTKVANIIFIDQPVGTGFSYAKTQQAYKTSDTLSATLTYDFLKKWFINHPQYLKNPLYIGGGSYAGLIVPLVVDHIYNGIEAGSEPPLNIKGYVLGNPFTDVNGTSGEVNGRVAYAYRMGLLSDEFYMSARENCNGNYLNIL; via the exons ATGTGTTTCCACCTGCTCGCGGCGGTGACCGTCGCATTCTGGCTAGCGGTTCAGTCGCATTCTCTAATTCAAACTCTGCCTGGTTTTCCCGGCAAACTTCCCTTCAAACTTCATACTGG GTATGTTGGTGTGGGAGAATCAGAAGAAATACAACTGTTTTACTACTTTATTGAGTCCCAAAGGAGCCCTACAAGTGATCCCCTTTTCATTTGGCTCACCGGCGGTCCTGCCTGTTCCGGTCTTTCTGCAATCCTTTATGAGATTG GACCTATCCAAATTGATTATGCTAACCCCAATGGGAGCATACCTGCCCTCGTGTTGAATCCATATTCTTGGACTAAG GTAGCCAACATTATATTCATAGACCAACCTGTTGGTACTGGATTTTCGTATGCAAAAACTCAACAAGCTTATAAGACCAGCGACACTCTTTCAGCTACGCTTACTTATGATTTCCTTAAAAAG TGGTTTATAAATCATCCCCAATATTTGAAGAATCCGCTGTATATTGGTGGTGGCTCTTATGCTGGCCTTATTGTCCCTCTTGTTGTCGACCACATATATAATG GTATTGAAGCCGGGAGCGAACCTCCTTTGAATATCAAA GGCTATGTACTGGGAAATCCATTTACTGATGTTAATGGAACGTCGGGAGAAGTGAATGGAAGAGTTGCTTATGCTTATCGAATGGGACTCCTGTCAGATGAATTCTACATG TCTGCTAGAGAAAATTGCAATGGTAATTACCTGAACATtctgtga